GACCGAAAATACAGCAAGTGGTATCCCCTGATGGAATGGGGATGGACGCGGGACGATTGCATCCGGCAGATCGAGGCGGCAGGGCTGCCCCAGCCGGGAAAATCGTCCTGTTTTTTCTGCCCCAGCATGAAACCCGACGAGATCACCGCCCTGCGGGAGCAGTATCACGATTTATTCCGCCGCGCCCTGGCGCTGGAGGACAACGCCCGGCAAAATCTGAAAACGGTCAAGGGCCTGGGGCGGAACTATTCCTGGAGAGAACGATTTGGAAAGGAGTTTTGCACACATGGCAACGGTTGAGAAGATCCGCAAGGACATCGAAAAGACGAAGGAGAAGATCTCCGCCCAGCAGAAGCGCCTTCGGGAGCTGGAGGCGCAGCTCACCGAGGAAGAAAACCTGGAGATCGTCCGCATGGTCAAGGCGGTGCGCATGGACAACAAGGAGCTGACCGCCTTTCTGAAAGCCTACGCCAGCGGCCTTATCACCCTGCCCGACGGGATGATGGAGGCGGAGGCGGCGCCGGACCCCGACGACGAGGATATGGAAGGAATGGAGGACGGCGAAGATGAAGCGTAACAGAGTTTTCCGCCTTTTGGCGTCCCTGACGGCGGTGGTCCTGTGCATGACCGCCTTCTCCGTCACCGCCTTTGCGGGCGGTGGGGATGGCGACTATTACACCGGGGAACCCGCCGAGACGACCCCGGAACCCACCGAGGAACCCGCCACCGGAGGCATGGAGCCGGAGGACCAGCCCCTTACCCCGGAGGGCAACGCCACGCTGGTGGACGATTATTACGGCGATAAGCAGCTTATCACCGTGACCACGAAAGCGGGCAACTATTTTTACATCTTAATCGACCGGGCAAACAAGGACAAGGAGATCGCCGTTCACTTCTTGAACCAGGTGGACGAAGCCGACCTGATGGCGCTGATGGAAGATGGGCAGACGGAGGAACAACCCGCAGTCTGCACCTGCGTCGAGAAATGCCAGGCCGGTGCGGTGAATACCGCCTGTCCGGTCTGCGCGGTGAATATGAGCGAGTGCGCCGGAAAAGCGCCGGAGGTGGAGCCGGAG
This DNA window, taken from Dysosmobacter welbionis, encodes the following:
- a CDS encoding DUF4366 domain-containing protein, with translation MKRNRVFRLLASLTAVVLCMTAFSVTAFAGGGDGDYYTGEPAETTPEPTEEPATGGMEPEDQPLTPEGNATLVDDYYGDKQLITVTTKAGNYFYILIDRANKDKEIAVHFLNQVDEADLMALMEDGQTEEQPAVCTCVEKCQAGAVNTACPVCAVNMSECAGKAPEVEPEPEPEPEKESGSGGALVLILLLAVLGGGGAFAYIKFIKPKQGAKVSADPDDYEFEDEEYENEDVPEQEEQEDQN
- a CDS encoding DUF4315 family protein, with protein sequence MATVEKIRKDIEKTKEKISAQQKRLRELEAQLTEEENLEIVRMVKAVRMDNKELTAFLKAYASGLITLPDGMMEAEAAPDPDDEDMEGMEDGEDEA